A window of the Tunturibacter empetritectus genome harbors these coding sequences:
- the coxB gene encoding cytochrome c oxidase subunit II, with protein sequence MPAWILRGAAFSLSLVAGTAFAQTPTNVFDPAGTPARSTFGLSMLVLSITLVIFLIVAGLLLYALIRFRHRPTDSNREPAQIYGSNQIELSWTVIPILIVVTLFLTTTRVILGTQAIPKPASAMDVTVIGHQFWWEYRYPKSGVVTANELHVPISDPASPTPTYLTMSSADVSHSFWVPRLAGKMDLIPNRVNTMWIDPEATGLYLGQCAQYCGTQHAKMLLRVYAQSPQEFAAWIEQQNKPAQQEFPGNPAATEGQAVFMKNACINCHTVKGTVATGRFGPDLTHLASRDTIASGPIQNTPENLKKWVEDPNTMKPGSLMPAMHLNDHDLDVITAYLSQLH encoded by the coding sequence ATGCCCGCATGGATCTTGCGGGGAGCAGCGTTCAGCCTGTCTTTAGTTGCCGGTACGGCCTTCGCGCAAACCCCCACCAATGTCTTCGACCCCGCAGGCACTCCGGCACGCTCCACCTTCGGCCTGTCGATGCTGGTCCTCTCTATCACGCTGGTTATATTTCTCATCGTTGCCGGCCTCTTGCTCTATGCGCTGATCCGCTTCCGCCACCGCCCGACGGACTCCAATCGCGAGCCCGCCCAGATCTACGGCAGCAACCAGATCGAGCTCTCCTGGACCGTCATTCCGATCCTGATCGTCGTTACGCTCTTCCTCACCACCACGCGCGTGATCCTCGGAACCCAGGCAATTCCCAAGCCCGCAAGCGCCATGGATGTAACCGTCATCGGCCATCAGTTTTGGTGGGAGTATCGCTATCCCAAATCCGGCGTTGTCACCGCCAACGAGCTCCACGTTCCCATCAGCGATCCCGCATCGCCTACCCCAACCTATCTCACCATGTCCTCCGCCGACGTCTCCCACAGCTTCTGGGTGCCTCGCCTCGCCGGCAAGATGGACCTAATCCCAAATCGCGTCAACACCATGTGGATCGACCCTGAAGCAACAGGCCTCTATCTCGGCCAGTGCGCCCAATACTGCGGCACCCAGCATGCCAAGATGCTCCTCCGCGTCTACGCGCAGTCCCCGCAGGAATTCGCCGCGTGGATCGAGCAGCAGAACAAACCCGCGCAACAAGAATTCCCCGGCAACCCCGCCGCGACCGAAGGCCAGGCCGTCTTCATGAAGAACGCCTGCATCAACTGCCACACCGTCAAAGGAACCGTCGCCACCGGTCGCTTCGGCCCCGATCTGACCCATCTCGCCAGCCGCGACACCATCGCCTCCGGCCCGATTCAAAACACGCCCGAGAATCTGAAGAAGTGGGTCGAGGATCCAAACACCATGAAGCCCGGCTCGCTGATGCCGGCGATGCACCTGAACGATCATGATCTCGACGTCATCACCGCTTATCTCTCTCAGCTTCACTAA
- a CDS encoding ubiquinol-cytochrome c reductase iron-sulfur subunit has product MIPSEQLPPTDQTRAGQTMTEPQPDFVKDPSIAAGHSRRAFLFKLAIAVNGVVGVVLAIPIVGYLLGPALKKTSAENSWINLGPISDFPEGETRLVNYRNPITTDWDGQTGDVPAWVRRVSGDTFQVFAINCAHLGCPVRWFAQSKLFLCPCHGGAYYADGSRASGPPERGLFEYDHKVSNGTLMISGGRMPTLANEAKNVDPLTQINGSPAARLNAIDQPQPRCSSCQT; this is encoded by the coding sequence ATGATACCGAGTGAACAGCTCCCACCAACCGATCAAACCCGTGCTGGTCAAACGATGACCGAGCCGCAACCCGACTTCGTCAAAGACCCGAGCATCGCCGCGGGCCACTCCCGCCGCGCCTTCCTCTTCAAGCTCGCCATTGCGGTCAACGGCGTAGTCGGCGTCGTCCTCGCCATCCCCATCGTCGGCTATCTCCTCGGCCCCGCGCTCAAGAAGACCTCCGCCGAAAACTCATGGATCAACCTTGGCCCAATCTCCGACTTTCCCGAAGGCGAGACCCGCCTCGTCAACTACCGCAACCCCATCACAACCGACTGGGACGGCCAGACCGGCGACGTCCCTGCCTGGGTCCGCCGCGTCTCCGGCGACACCTTCCAGGTCTTTGCCATCAACTGCGCTCACCTCGGCTGCCCCGTCCGCTGGTTCGCCCAGTCCAAACTCTTCCTCTGCCCCTGCCACGGTGGCGCCTACTACGCCGACGGCTCCCGTGCCTCCGGCCCACCCGAGCGCGGCCTCTTCGAGTACGACCACAAAGTCTCCAACGGCACCCTCATGATCAGCGGCGGCAGAATGCCAACCTTGGCTAACGAGGCAAAAAACGTCGATCCCCTCACTCAAATCAACGGCAGCCCCGCAGCCCGTCTCAACGCAATCGACCAACCCCAACCGAGGTGCAGCTCATGCCAGACCTAA
- a CDS encoding c-type cytochrome, with the protein MSAVPRRLKVFGTLMLSTACLATIGCSRIHGRPGPGPEVIRPDEVLDFPTLYKENCTACHGANGKNGAAIALANPIYLAVAGEQTIHQTITKGVPGGLMPAFARTSGGSLTDKQVAILSQGILQQWGAPGQLAGVTPPPYAAASQGDANRGQQAYAAACARCHGASGEGTSVDPKTGDPKTSDSKASAEKLGSIVNSSYLALISDQGLRSIVIAGRPDEGMPDWRSDSAQPLTDQQITDILAWLTSKRITEPGQPYHSH; encoded by the coding sequence ATGAGCGCAGTCCCTCGCAGACTTAAAGTGTTCGGCACCCTCATGCTGTCGACAGCGTGCCTCGCCACCATCGGATGCAGCCGCATCCACGGTCGCCCCGGACCAGGCCCCGAGGTCATACGACCCGATGAAGTCCTCGACTTCCCAACCCTCTACAAAGAGAACTGCACAGCCTGCCACGGAGCGAACGGCAAGAACGGCGCAGCCATCGCGCTCGCCAACCCCATCTACCTCGCAGTAGCCGGAGAGCAGACCATCCACCAGACCATCACCAAAGGCGTCCCCGGAGGCCTGATGCCTGCCTTCGCCAGAACCTCCGGCGGATCACTCACCGACAAGCAGGTCGCGATCTTGTCGCAGGGCATCCTGCAGCAGTGGGGCGCCCCGGGTCAGCTAGCTGGAGTAACTCCACCCCCCTACGCGGCCGCCTCGCAGGGCGATGCCAACCGCGGCCAGCAAGCCTATGCCGCAGCCTGTGCGCGATGCCACGGAGCAAGCGGCGAAGGCACCTCGGTCGATCCCAAAACCGGTGATCCTAAAACCAGTGATTCTAAAGCAAGCGCAGAAAAACTAGGCTCCATCGTCAACTCGTCCTATCTTGCCCTCATCAGCGATCAGGGCCTGCGCAGCATCGTCATCGCAGGCCGACCCGACGAGGGAATGCCCGACTGGCGCTCCGACTCCGCCCAGCCCCTCACCGATCAGCAGATCACCGACATCCTAGCCTGGCTAACCTCCAAACGCATCACCGAACCCGGCCAGCCCTATCACTCTCACTAA
- the ctaD gene encoding cytochrome c oxidase subunit I: MTTTPVLEAIDETQETQGKQPLNVIYEWLTTVDHKKIGLMYIVYALIFLVIGGFEAILMRIQLAIPNNHFVSPQVFNQLFTMHGTTMVFFMGMPILFGMGNYLVPLMIGARDMAFPRLNAFSFWISAFAGLLLYFSYIGGSGLYAAGSAPDVGWFAYAPLTSKVFSPGHSTDYWTLAVFLSGIGSIGTALNIVTTILCMRCKGMKMSRMPLLPWLYLVMSCLVFVAVSPLTAAQVMLTLDRYLGAHFFDTQAGGSAILWMHFFWIFGHPEVYVLVLPAFAFANEIIPVFSRKAMFGYPAMVAASVSIGFISLSVWAHHMFTAGLGPAGNTFFVFATMVISVPTGIKIFNWLATIWGGKIIFAVPMMFMIGFLFQFLIAGLTGIMLSAAPFDWQLSASYFVVAHFHYVLVGAIVFSLFSAFYYWYPKVTGKMMSETLGKWHFWLFLIGFHLTFDFMHVPGILGMPRRIYTYEAGRGWDTLNFIIGIGAIFQAAGTLVLVYNMIHSYYKGKDAGHDPWDAWTLEWSVPSPPPSYNFAIEPTVNSRRPLWDIKHPEDPDSDYES, from the coding sequence ATGACTACAACTCCCGTATTGGAAGCGATCGACGAGACACAGGAGACGCAGGGCAAGCAGCCGCTCAACGTTATCTACGAGTGGCTGACCACGGTCGATCATAAAAAGATCGGCCTGATGTACATCGTCTACGCCCTCATCTTTCTCGTCATCGGCGGCTTCGAAGCGATCCTGATGCGCATTCAGCTCGCCATTCCAAACAACCACTTCGTCTCACCGCAGGTCTTCAATCAGCTCTTCACCATGCACGGCACCACCATGGTCTTTTTCATGGGCATGCCTATCCTCTTCGGCATGGGAAACTACCTCGTCCCCCTGATGATCGGCGCGCGCGACATGGCCTTCCCACGGCTGAACGCCTTCAGCTTCTGGATCTCCGCCTTCGCCGGCCTCCTGCTCTACTTCAGTTACATCGGCGGCAGCGGCCTCTACGCCGCAGGCTCCGCGCCTGACGTCGGATGGTTCGCCTATGCCCCTCTCACCTCAAAAGTCTTCTCCCCCGGCCACAGCACCGACTACTGGACCCTCGCCGTCTTTCTCAGCGGCATAGGTAGCATAGGAACTGCACTGAACATCGTCACCACCATCCTCTGCATGCGCTGCAAGGGCATGAAGATGAGCCGCATGCCGCTGCTTCCCTGGCTCTATCTCGTCATGTCCTGCCTCGTCTTCGTCGCCGTCAGTCCGCTCACCGCCGCGCAGGTCATGCTCACGCTGGACCGCTATCTCGGCGCTCACTTCTTCGATACCCAGGCCGGCGGCTCCGCCATCTTGTGGATGCACTTCTTCTGGATCTTCGGCCACCCCGAGGTCTACGTCCTCGTACTCCCCGCCTTCGCCTTCGCCAACGAGATCATCCCCGTCTTCTCCCGCAAGGCCATGTTCGGCTACCCCGCGATGGTCGCGGCTTCGGTCTCCATCGGCTTCATCAGCCTCAGCGTCTGGGCGCACCATATGTTCACCGCCGGCCTCGGCCCCGCCGGCAACACCTTCTTCGTCTTCGCCACCATGGTCATCTCGGTGCCGACCGGCATTAAGATCTTCAACTGGCTCGCCACCATCTGGGGCGGCAAAATCATCTTCGCCGTTCCGATGATGTTTATGATCGGCTTTCTCTTCCAGTTCCTCATCGCTGGCCTCACCGGCATCATGCTCTCGGCGGCACCATTCGACTGGCAGCTCAGCGCCTCGTACTTCGTCGTCGCGCACTTCCACTACGTACTCGTCGGAGCGATCGTCTTCTCGCTCTTCAGCGCCTTCTACTACTGGTACCCCAAAGTCACCGGCAAGATGATGAGCGAAACACTCGGCAAATGGCACTTCTGGCTCTTCCTCATCGGCTTCCACCTTACCTTCGACTTCATGCACGTCCCCGGCATCCTCGGCATGCCGCGACGTATCTACACCTACGAAGCTGGCCGCGGCTGGGACACCCTGAACTTCATCATCGGTATCGGAGCCATCTTTCAGGCCGCAGGCACCCTGGTTCTGGTCTACAACATGATCCACTCCTACTACAAAGGCAAGGATGCCGGCCACGATCCCTGGGACGCCTGGACCCTCGAATGGTCGGTCCCCTCTCCGCCGCCGTCCTATAACTTTGCTATCGAGCCAACCGTCAACAGTCGCCGCCCGCTGTGGGATATCAAGCATCCTGAAGATCCAGACTCGGACTACGAATCATGA
- a CDS encoding cytochrome c oxidase subunit 3, producing MTTIATASRIPIDGPIETPWKLPYRGTIGMACLIIAESAIFIIFVVAYIYYIGKSLSGPTPAQVLELPIFGTICLLSSSIFVHNAVSSLRKDNRRGCTLNLAITVLLGLIFLATTAREWYHLIHDEGLTIKTNLFGTTYYSLVGLHATHVVVGLIMLTLVLGISLTGHVKEEHSEKLEVLSLYWHFVDAVWVVVFLVVYVLGR from the coding sequence ATGACAACCATAGCGACTGCCAGCAGAATTCCAATCGACGGTCCCATCGAAACACCGTGGAAGCTGCCCTACCGCGGCACCATCGGCATGGCTTGCCTCATCATCGCCGAGTCCGCAATCTTCATCATCTTCGTCGTCGCTTACATCTACTACATTGGTAAGAGCCTCAGCGGCCCAACCCCCGCCCAGGTGCTCGAGCTTCCCATCTTCGGCACCATCTGTCTGCTCTCCAGCAGCATCTTCGTTCACAACGCAGTCAGCTCTCTGCGCAAAGACAACCGCCGAGGCTGCACCCTGAATCTCGCCATCACCGTCCTACTCGGACTTATCTTTCTAGCGACCACAGCCCGCGAGTGGTATCACCTCATCCACGACGAGGGTCTCACCATCAAGACCAACCTCTTCGGCACCACCTACTACTCTTTGGTCGGCCTGCACGCAACCCACGTCGTCGTCGGCCTCATCATGCTCACTCTGGTCCTGGGCATCTCGCTAACCGGCCACGTAAAAGAAGAGCACTCCGAGAAGCTCGAAGTCCTCTCACTCTACTGGCACTTCGTCGACGCAGTCTGGGTCGTCGTATTTCTCGTCGTCTACGTCTTAGGCAGATAA